In Erigeron canadensis isolate Cc75 chromosome 8, C_canadensis_v1, whole genome shotgun sequence, the DNA window TCTCTGAAATGCAACACTTTgtatacataaaaaggtaaacttTTTGTTGACTTTTTTCAAGAATTCAACTCAAAACTGCATTATTTCCACTATGGTTTCTTTTTAGTACATGTAAGTTTCTGATTTGACACACAAAAAAGTTACCTTTTTTCTTGACCTTCTTAAAAACCCCAACTCAAAAAATGCACCATTTCAACACAAGTACTTTTAGACCCTcaacttttttctcttttttcataTTACATACAGGTATGGAAGTGTATTCAAATCACATATTCTAGGATGCCCGACAATTGTATCAATGGATCCAGAACTAAATAGATACATACTCATGAGTGAAGGCAAAGGAATCCTTCCTGGTTACCCACAATCCATGCTTGACATTTTAGGCAAATCAAACATTGCAGCTGTTCATGGGCCTGCTCACAAAAACATGAGAGGTGCATTGTTATCACTTGTTAGCCCATCTATCATTAGAGACCAAATCCTTCCCAAGATTGATGATTTCATGAGATCCCATCTTTCTAATTGGACTCACCAAATTATTGACATCCAAGAAAAAACCAaagaggtatatatatacatatatgcatcattttttttgttacatatatatagtacacCTTATTATATTCTCCCctgtttttcatatatttatatatttatgtttttatttcagATGGCTCTGTTATCATCACTTAAACAAATTTGTGGGACTGAATCTTGCTTAATATTTAAAGAATTCATGCCTGAATTTTTTAAGTTGGTTTTGGGGACACTTTCTCTTCCTATTAATCTTCCAAACACAAATTATCACAGAGGCTTACAGGTttgaaaatacatatacatattatttgaccatatataaatatgtatgtttgtttatatacagttttttttataagtatgaAATGTGATATGATGCAGGCAAGGAAGAATGTTGTAAGAATGTTGGGAGAATTGATAAATGAAAGAAGGAATAATTCAGAAGAAAAACATGAAGATATGTTGAGTTTATTGATGAGTGGTGTGGAAAACAGATATAAGTTAAGTGATGAAGAGATAATTGATCAAATAATTACAATTTTGTATTCTGGGTATGAGACAGTTTCCACTACTTCTATGATGGCTGTTAAGTATCTTCATGATCATCCTAGAGTTCTTCAAGAACTGAGAGTAagttttattattctttttacttttttctttctttttgaaatgATATTTACTTCAAAACATTTTACAAGGTATACTAAAATGTACAtgttaaaaaaagtaattatagtatttaaaaaaaaaaaatttgttacgTTTTTTTAAGTagtaatatatgtatttttttttatttttataaataatgtaGAAAGAACATTTGGGAatcagagagaaaaaaatgacaGAGGACCCACTTGACTGGAATGACTACAAGTCCATGAAGTTCACTCGTGCGGTAGGttttttttgattattaattaattaattaattcatataaaatcTTTACGGAATTTATGTagatttgttattttattttttttagaatgttggtttttatttagttaaaaattgattaaataaGATTATCATGTTGGGGGGACGGTGCAGGTGATCTTTGAGACCTCCAGATTGGCAACCATTGTTAATGGTGTATTAAGGAAAACTACCAAAGAAATGGAACTCAATGGTGAGtgcttttttcttttccttttaaaaaattattgattATTTAGGTATCATCtctatctttttttattaatgtgaGTAACCtagttcttttaatttaataataaataataaaataaaaggagttCTCTTAAAGTTAAAGAGAGAATAAttgtatattttgttaaaactttTAAGTTGTATGCTGTTTTTAGCAAAGCAAATAATTgagaaataaaaattatgatattcttACAAATTACCTCTAAAAATCATCTTACTATTGTGATTGAGACACATGACAAATTTGAAATATGATAAAGGCGAGAGAAATAGACATTGACACATGTTATGATTTATCCGTGTGGGATAATGTACGTATAGTAGTAGCTAGATAAATTCTTGGGGTCCTGTTCCTTGATTTTCATCTAAAAATCAACATCTTCTCAATTTGACAAGTCAAAG includes these proteins:
- the LOC122579005 gene encoding cytochrome P450 85A1-like → MAFLTIIIGVVLGLCLLSTALLRWNEMKYRKKGLPPGTMGWPLFGETTDFLKQGPSFMKNQRARYGSVFKSHILGCPTIVSMDPELNRYILMSEGKGILPGYPQSMLDILGKSNIAAVHGPAHKNMRGALLSLVSPSIIRDQILPKIDDFMRSHLSNWTHQIIDIQEKTKEMALLSSLKQICGTESCLIFKEFMPEFFKLVLGTLSLPINLPNTNYHRGLQARKNVVRMLGELINERRNNSEEKHEDMLSLLMSGVENRYKLSDEEIIDQIITILYSGYETVSTTSMMAVKYLHDHPRVLQELRKEHLGIREKKMTEDPLDWNDYKSMKFTRAVIFETSRLATIVNGVLRKTTKEMELNGFVIPEGWRIYVYTREINYDPCLYPDPYTFNPWRWLDRSLETQNYFFIFGGGTRQCPGKELGIAEISTFLHYFVTKYRWEEVGGDKLMKFPRVEAPNGLHIRVSNLC